One part of the Marichromatium purpuratum 984 genome encodes these proteins:
- a CDS encoding pilus assembly protein has translation MCTRSPQRLRGLLLGLLLAATAAPAIEISDIPPFLISAGVEPNILLTIDDSGSMSYGYAPDQRDSEDFEERYFKSSDYNGIYYDPETTYTPPSDSDGNPLPSSSDTSTPERALATAYRNGYEPDHGTRDLTDNYRPTRRLTWRYGNRLEESWMPHYSNEVYTRRYSDYYGWRDDDDDDDDDDDDDDDHGGRWSNDVRAYYYRFEPGNRRCNGELDDNDCYTLVQVDEDSGPDGSDERRNFANWYAFYRSRNLATMTAATLSFARLDDSARVAWQTLNQCPLDSYSNCRGTRRQFRRGDNRIDTFSGTHRENFFDWVSQIQTNGGTPLRPAMYRAGDYFTTSEPYEDQSSGRNGEAHGCRRNFHIMMTDGIWNAKDEGHGNNFSGAANATNRNWTLPDGTKYRARPPYKDTMYSATISDLAFYYWATDLRRGSGDRQPDCTGATCDKVPIFEFDTQGDKETRYWNPRNDPATWQHMTNFTVGLGLGASMTDPAWGGSTYGGDYQALLAGSKSWPSFEIRSYDPLKVYDLWHAAINSRGRFYSAEDPASLTAAFEEIIGAISSTTDSGTYATPTANGEWLNDAGTAIFTASFNADWSGDVVATSPAREDAELWRASQRLPAPYARRIFTTNGAVGATAFDRCNGALGAALGTDCTRRLAWLRGDGRIEGADCSTSWRGTFATFTVKGHPFSSGDQVVISGVQVEDDQGPVDSPHYNGRFRVVETTADTLGVALQASGCNGIGSYHDPAGDTQPRYGRIHDATLRDRATSQLGDVLNADPLYSGATDQGYGAISSGVSGKDGYAAYLRAKEQRLPMLYVGANDGMLHGFRADLDDPASGRELFAYVPYAVYHDLDALPEINYQHRPFVDGPLTLGDAHVGGAWRTYLAGALGGGGRGVFLLDVSDPEAFDADDVIWEFTDADDRDLGLTYSAPQIAATAPDRWALIFGNGYNSDNGRAVLYLVSLDGKSDREKITLPATAGDNGLSSPALHDANNDGIVDRIYVGDLQGNLWKLERETDGDWAVATDAGGTPAPLFVATDDDGARQPITARPAVVTSPEGGGVIVYVGTGRYLSQTDITDTQQQSFYVIFDKDGGHAGLERADLIARRTTETVKDGRRVKTFTAQGTVSWMDDRGWYLDLDHDGRNPAERFDYMPNVQQFSEATSWVTFITKTPSNDPCDRGGHKTDYTFSLITGALPEGASLYDINDDDSFDSGDRVGGDDGSPVIGVVLDPQSGFTKGALLMRDESGHVVTYTASSTGNADPDDIPLKQGQPPPPPDDPPPDDDPTPPDESQMHRIDWRQLL, from the coding sequence ATGTGCACGCGATCCCCACAACGACTGCGCGGGCTGCTGCTCGGACTGCTGCTGGCGGCCACGGCGGCACCGGCGATCGAGATCTCCGACATCCCGCCCTTCCTCATCAGCGCCGGCGTCGAGCCCAACATCCTGCTGACCATCGACGACTCGGGCAGCATGAGCTACGGCTATGCACCGGATCAGCGCGATAGCGAGGACTTCGAGGAGCGCTACTTCAAGTCGAGCGACTACAACGGCATCTATTACGACCCCGAGACCACCTATACCCCGCCGAGCGATAGCGACGGCAACCCCCTGCCCTCGTCGAGCGATACATCGACCCCGGAGCGGGCACTCGCCACCGCCTACCGCAACGGCTACGAGCCGGACCACGGCACACGCGACCTGACCGACAACTATCGTCCGACGCGGAGGTTGACGTGGCGCTACGGCAACCGGCTCGAGGAGAGCTGGATGCCGCATTATTCGAACGAGGTCTACACCAGGCGATACAGCGACTACTACGGCTGGCGCGACGACGACGACGACGACGACGACGACGACGACGACGACGACGATCATGGTGGCAGATGGAGCAATGACGTTCGTGCCTACTACTACCGCTTCGAGCCGGGCAACCGGCGCTGCAACGGCGAACTCGACGACAACGACTGCTACACCCTGGTTCAGGTCGACGAGGACTCCGGCCCCGACGGCAGCGACGAACGCCGGAACTTCGCCAACTGGTACGCCTTCTACCGCTCGCGCAACCTCGCCACCATGACCGCAGCGACCCTGAGCTTCGCGCGGCTCGACGACAGCGCGCGGGTCGCCTGGCAGACGCTCAATCAATGCCCGCTCGACAGTTACAGCAACTGTCGTGGCACGCGCCGGCAATTCCGGCGTGGCGACAACCGCATCGACACCTTCAGCGGCACCCACCGCGAGAACTTCTTCGACTGGGTCTCCCAGATCCAGACCAATGGGGGCACCCCGCTGCGCCCAGCGATGTATCGCGCCGGTGACTACTTCACCACCAGCGAGCCCTACGAGGACCAGTCATCGGGACGGAACGGCGAGGCCCACGGTTGCCGGCGCAACTTCCACATCATGATGACCGACGGTATCTGGAACGCCAAGGACGAGGGCCACGGCAACAACTTCTCCGGCGCGGCCAACGCCACCAATCGCAACTGGACGCTGCCGGACGGCACCAAGTACCGCGCCCGGCCGCCCTACAAGGACACGATGTACTCGGCGACGATCAGCGATCTCGCCTTCTACTACTGGGCGACGGACCTGCGCCGGGGGTCGGGCGATCGCCAGCCCGACTGCACCGGCGCCACCTGCGACAAGGTGCCGATATTCGAGTTCGACACCCAGGGCGACAAGGAGACGCGCTACTGGAACCCCAGGAACGACCCGGCGACCTGGCAGCACATGACCAACTTCACCGTCGGCCTGGGGCTGGGGGCGAGCATGACCGACCCGGCCTGGGGCGGCAGCACCTACGGCGGCGACTACCAGGCGCTGCTCGCGGGCAGCAAGTCCTGGCCGAGCTTCGAGATCCGCTCCTACGACCCACTCAAGGTCTACGACCTGTGGCACGCGGCGATCAACAGTCGCGGCCGCTTCTACAGCGCCGAGGACCCCGCCTCGCTCACCGCCGCCTTCGAGGAGATCATCGGCGCGATCAGTTCGACCACCGACTCGGGCACCTATGCCACCCCGACGGCCAACGGTGAGTGGCTCAACGATGCCGGGACGGCCATCTTCACCGCCAGCTTCAATGCCGACTGGAGCGGCGATGTCGTCGCCACCAGCCCGGCGCGCGAGGACGCCGAGCTATGGCGCGCCTCCCAACGCTTGCCTGCCCCTTACGCGCGCCGCATCTTCACCACCAACGGCGCCGTCGGCGCCACCGCCTTCGACCGCTGCAACGGCGCCCTGGGCGCGGCACTCGGCACCGACTGCACGCGACGACTGGCCTGGCTGCGCGGCGACGGGCGCATCGAGGGGGCCGACTGCTCGACATCCTGGCGCGGCACCTTCGCCACCTTCACCGTCAAGGGACACCCCTTCAGCAGTGGCGACCAGGTGGTGATCTCCGGGGTGCAGGTCGAGGACGACCAGGGGCCGGTGGACTCGCCGCACTACAACGGACGCTTCCGGGTCGTGGAGACCACCGCCGACACCCTCGGCGTCGCCCTGCAGGCGAGTGGCTGCAACGGCATCGGCAGCTACCATGACCCCGCGGGCGACACACAGCCACGCTATGGCCGCATCCACGACGCCACCCTGCGCGACCGCGCCACCAGCCAGCTCGGCGACGTGCTCAATGCCGACCCGCTCTACAGCGGCGCCACCGATCAGGGCTATGGCGCCATCAGCTCCGGGGTCAGCGGCAAGGACGGCTACGCGGCCTATCTGCGCGCCAAGGAGCAACGTCTGCCGATGCTCTATGTCGGCGCCAACGACGGCATGCTGCACGGCTTCCGCGCCGATCTCGACGATCCGGCCTCGGGCCGTGAGCTGTTCGCCTACGTCCCCTACGCCGTCTATCACGACCTCGACGCGCTGCCCGAGATCAATTATCAGCATCGACCCTTCGTCGACGGTCCGCTCACCCTCGGCGACGCCCATGTCGGTGGCGCCTGGCGCACCTATCTCGCCGGCGCGCTGGGCGGTGGCGGGCGAGGCGTCTTCCTGCTCGACGTCAGCGACCCCGAGGCGTTCGACGCCGACGACGTGATCTGGGAGTTCACCGACGCCGACGACCGCGATCTCGGACTGACCTACAGCGCCCCACAGATCGCCGCCACCGCTCCCGATCGCTGGGCGCTGATCTTCGGCAACGGCTACAACAGCGACAACGGGCGCGCGGTGCTCTATCTGGTCTCGCTCGACGGCAAGTCCGATCGCGAGAAGATCACCCTGCCCGCAACCGCCGGCGACAACGGCCTGTCCTCCCCGGCGCTCCATGACGCCAACAACGACGGCATCGTCGACCGCATCTATGTCGGCGACCTCCAGGGCAACCTGTGGAAGCTGGAGCGCGAGACCGACGGCGACTGGGCGGTGGCCACCGACGCCGGCGGCACCCCGGCGCCGCTGTTCGTCGCCACCGACGACGACGGCGCGCGCCAACCGATCACCGCCCGCCCGGCGGTCGTCACCTCGCCCGAGGGCGGGGGCGTGATCGTCTATGTCGGCACCGGGCGCTATCTCTCCCAGACCGACATCACCGACACCCAGCAGCAGAGCTTCTATGTCATCTTCGACAAGGACGGTGGACACGCCGGACTCGAGCGCGCCGATCTCATCGCCCGGCGCACCACCGAGACCGTCAAGGACGGGCGCCGGGTGAAGACCTTCACCGCCCAGGGCACGGTGAGCTGGATGGACGACCGGGGCTGGTATCTGGACCTCGACCACGACGGGCGCAACCCCGCCGAGCGCTTCGACTACATGCCCAATGTGCAGCAGTTCAGCGAGGCGACCAGCTGGGTGACCTTCATCACCAAGACCCCCTCGAACGACCCCTGCGACCGTGGCGGTCACAAGACCGACTACACCTTCTCGCTGATCACCGGCGCCCTCCCCGAGGGGGCCTCGCTCTACGACATCAACGACGACGACAGCTTCGACTCGGGCGACCGGGTCGGCGGCGACGACGGCAGCCCGGTGATCGGGGTGGTGCTCGACCCGCAGAGCGGCTTCACCAAGGGCGCCTTGCTGATGCGCGACGAGAGCGGACACGTCGTCACCTACACCGCCAGCTCGACCGGCAACGCCGACCCCGACGACATCCCGTTGAAGCAGGGCCAGCCGCCCCCGCCGCCCGACGACCCGCCGCCCGACGACGACCCCACGCCGCCCGACGAGAGCCAGATGCACCGCATCGACTGGCGCCAACTCCTCTGA
- a CDS encoding PilW family protein: MIRQRGFSLIELMIASTISLMMIAALGAVMVSTRTTQRTTDTLAMLQEDARYAFLALTRDVRMAGYTGGYQLDSAPASWPPETTDIANPLHGLDDEHDTINLSGRLRGDVLHIVRADTDHAFVLAAPCDVHTGNFTLECQPSHYPVKDQTWIAASPYFSATFKVKSTDPSTGCGTNSPTTLTLVPKAPTTPTTPTTPTDPIYSTACGFGGDIATPRLYPLIAHSYFVGTNDEGEPALMVRQDDEDTEVVEGVSDLQILYGIDDDADKSVNRYVRADQVSSATDPAANWAQVLAIRVTLTLTPTNDLDGTLDDRTVSGTIAVRNRLIQP; the protein is encoded by the coding sequence ATGATCCGTCAACGCGGTTTCAGCCTGATCGAGCTGATGATCGCCTCGACCATCAGCCTGATGATGATCGCCGCGCTCGGCGCGGTGATGGTCAGTACCCGCACCACCCAGCGCACCACCGATACCCTGGCGATGCTCCAGGAGGACGCGCGCTACGCCTTCCTCGCGCTGACCCGCGACGTGCGCATGGCCGGCTACACCGGTGGCTACCAGCTCGACAGCGCCCCCGCGAGCTGGCCGCCCGAGACCACCGACATCGCCAACCCACTGCACGGACTCGACGACGAGCACGACACCATCAACCTCAGCGGACGATTGCGTGGCGACGTCCTTCACATCGTGCGCGCCGACACCGATCATGCGTTCGTGCTCGCCGCACCCTGCGATGTGCATACTGGGAACTTCACCCTGGAGTGCCAGCCCAGCCACTATCCCGTGAAGGACCAGACCTGGATCGCCGCCAGTCCTTATTTCTCCGCGACCTTCAAGGTGAAGTCCACCGACCCGAGCACCGGCTGCGGCACGAACTCGCCGACGACCCTGACCCTGGTCCCCAAGGCACCCACGACCCCCACGACCCCCACGACCCCCACGGACCCCATATACAGCACCGCCTGCGGCTTCGGTGGCGACATCGCCACCCCCAGGCTCTACCCGCTGATCGCCCACAGCTATTTCGTCGGCACCAACGACGAGGGCGAACCCGCGCTGATGGTGCGCCAAGATGACGAGGACACCGAGGTCGTCGAGGGCGTCTCCGACCTGCAGATCCTCTACGGGATCGATGATGACGCGGACAAGAGTGTCAATCGCTACGTCCGCGCCGATCAGGTCAGCAGCGCCACCGATCCCGCGGCGAACTGGGCACAGGTCCTCGCCATCCGCGTCACCCTCACCCTGACCCCGACCAACGACCTCGACGGGACGCTCGACGATCGCACCGTCAGCGGCACCATCGCGGTGAGAAACCGCCTGATCCAGCCATGA
- a CDS encoding c-type cytochrome — protein sequence MPVRAIPLLIGATLLSATALADPSGDAARGAQVYEAKMCNLCHTLGGESGPMAALGGTLDQVGAERSAQWLRDYLLDPTGTLPGAQMPKTELTPQELADLVAYMRSLR from the coding sequence ATGCCCGTCCGTGCCATCCCGCTACTGATCGGCGCCACCCTGTTGAGCGCCACCGCCCTGGCCGACCCAAGCGGCGACGCCGCACGCGGCGCCCAGGTCTACGAGGCCAAGATGTGCAACCTCTGCCACACCCTGGGCGGCGAGTCCGGCCCCATGGCCGCACTCGGCGGCACACTCGACCAGGTCGGCGCCGAGCGCAGCGCGCAGTGGCTGCGCGACTACCTGCTCGACCCCACCGGCACCCTGCCTGGCGCGCAGATGCCCAAGACCGAGCTGACGCCGCAGGAACTGGCCGACCTGGTCGCCTATATGCGCTCGCTGCGCTGA
- the pilV gene encoding type IV pilus modification protein PilV produces MARHPRTGRRQRGLTLIEVLVTMVVLAVGLLGFGALQALTMKSNLGALQRSYATLHAHDIIESMRANRAERASYATGFTDSVSGTSVSAQDLQRWKQALAADLPSGEGQITFNGDKVEVTLRWRETRLPTSAEADPTLEWVSFATETLLPEPTP; encoded by the coding sequence ATGGCTAGACACCCACGCACCGGTCGCCGCCAGCGCGGCCTGACCCTGATCGAGGTGCTGGTGACCATGGTCGTGCTCGCCGTCGGGCTGCTCGGCTTTGGCGCGCTGCAGGCGCTGACCATGAAGAGCAACCTCGGTGCGTTGCAGCGCAGCTATGCCACCCTGCACGCCCACGACATCATCGAGTCGATGCGCGCCAATCGCGCCGAGCGCGCGAGCTATGCCACCGGATTCACCGACAGCGTCTCCGGCACCTCGGTCAGCGCCCAGGACCTGCAGCGCTGGAAACAGGCCCTCGCCGCCGACCTGCCGAGCGGCGAGGGCCAGATCACCTTCAACGGCGACAAGGTCGAGGTCACACTGCGCTGGCGCGAGACCCGACTGCCGACCAGCGCCGAGGCCGACCCGACGCTGGAGTGGGTCAGCTTCGCCACCGAGACCCTGCTGCCGGAGCCCACGCCATGA
- a CDS encoding TrpB-like pyridoxal phosphate-dependent enzyme, with the protein MSDPVKYLLDEQHLPRFWYNINADLPEPMFPPLNPVTRQPLSAEELEVIFPRGVIEQEMSTEREIEIPGPVRDVLRQWRPSPLYRARRLEQALDTPAKIFYKYEGVSPTGSHKANSAVAQAFYNKVEGVKRLTTETGAGQWGSSLALAGSMFGLEVLVYMVKVSFNQKPYRRAFMEAFGARCIASPSDTTECGRKILADTPDNTGSLGMAISEAVELAAQNDDTKYALGSVLNHVLLHQTVIGLEAQKQLEMADAEPDMVIGCTGGGSNFAGIAFPFIGDHLRGGRKVQCIAVEPSACPSLTKGKFAYDYGDTAQISPICKMHTLGASFVPPGFHAGGLRYHGMAPLVSHLTELGHIDPRSYNQLECFAAGLQFAKAESILPAPESNHAVRAAIHEAEKCRESGESKTILFNLSGHGNFDMQAYTDYIGGKLKDLDYAESEVAMALAGLPSVD; encoded by the coding sequence ATGAGTGACCCAGTCAAGTACCTGCTCGACGAGCAGCACCTGCCCCGCTTCTGGTACAACATCAACGCCGACCTGCCGGAGCCGATGTTCCCGCCGCTCAACCCGGTCACTCGGCAACCGCTGAGCGCCGAGGAGCTGGAGGTGATCTTCCCGCGCGGCGTGATCGAGCAGGAGATGAGCACCGAGCGCGAGATCGAGATCCCCGGACCGGTGCGCGACGTGCTGCGGCAGTGGCGTCCCTCGCCGCTCTACCGCGCCCGTCGACTGGAGCAGGCGCTCGATACCCCGGCCAAGATCTTCTACAAGTACGAGGGTGTCAGCCCCACCGGCAGCCACAAGGCCAACTCCGCCGTCGCCCAGGCCTTCTACAACAAGGTCGAGGGCGTCAAGCGACTCACCACCGAGACCGGCGCCGGTCAGTGGGGCTCGTCGCTGGCGCTCGCCGGCTCGATGTTCGGTCTCGAGGTGCTGGTCTACATGGTCAAGGTGAGCTTCAACCAGAAGCCCTACCGTCGTGCCTTCATGGAGGCCTTCGGCGCCCGCTGCATCGCCAGCCCCAGCGACACCACCGAGTGCGGTCGCAAGATCCTTGCCGACACCCCGGACAACACCGGCAGCCTCGGCATGGCGATCAGCGAGGCGGTCGAGCTGGCCGCACAGAACGACGACACCAAGTACGCCCTCGGCAGCGTGCTCAACCACGTGCTGCTGCACCAGACGGTGATCGGCCTGGAGGCACAGAAGCAGCTCGAGATGGCCGACGCCGAGCCCGACATGGTCATCGGCTGCACCGGTGGCGGCAGCAACTTCGCCGGTATCGCCTTCCCCTTCATCGGCGACCACCTGCGCGGTGGGCGCAAGGTCCAGTGCATCGCCGTCGAGCCCTCGGCCTGCCCGAGTCTCACCAAGGGCAAGTTCGCCTACGACTACGGCGACACCGCCCAGATCTCGCCGATCTGCAAGATGCACACCCTCGGCGCGAGCTTCGTGCCCCCGGGCTTCCACGCCGGCGGTCTGCGCTACCACGGCATGGCGCCGCTGGTCAGTCATCTGACCGAGCTTGGCCACATCGACCCGCGCTCCTACAATCAGCTCGAGTGCTTCGCCGCCGGTCTGCAGTTCGCCAAGGCCGAGAGCATCCTGCCCGCGCCCGAGTCCAACCATGCGGTGCGCGCCGCCATCCACGAGGCCGAGAAGTGCCGCGAATCGGGTGAGTCGAAGACCATCCTGTTCAACCTCAGCGGTCACGGCAACTTCGACATGCAGGCCTACACCGATTACATCGGTGGCAAACTCAAGGACCTCGACTATGCCGAGAGCGAGGTCGCGATGGCCCTCGCCGGGCTGCCCAGCGTCGACTGA
- a CDS encoding cytochrome c3 family protein, whose protein sequence is MKKRTWLLLGSGGVLLLAGLASGSWMVTETALQATSDREFCSSCHTMDAFVASYDQDVHGGQNPQGLRADCADCHLPHDSPTNYFVQKGLFGLKAGWGQVVSLVFEPDWLTSLEQRNDFLYDSACLNCHAALEHAPEQSPAAAFGHRTYFAPDNALSCADCHPHVGHKDLRAHLSGDALPTTTTEE, encoded by the coding sequence ATGAAGAAACGCACATGGCTGCTGCTCGGGAGCGGGGGCGTGCTGCTCCTGGCGGGGCTGGCGAGCGGGAGCTGGATGGTCACCGAGACTGCGCTCCAGGCGACGTCCGACCGTGAATTCTGCAGCAGTTGTCATACCATGGATGCCTTCGTCGCCTCCTACGACCAGGACGTCCACGGCGGCCAGAACCCCCAGGGACTGCGCGCCGACTGCGCCGACTGCCACCTGCCCCACGACAGCCCCACCAATTATTTCGTGCAGAAGGGACTGTTCGGTCTCAAGGCCGGCTGGGGACAGGTGGTCTCGCTCGTCTTCGAGCCCGACTGGCTCACCAGCCTCGAGCAACGCAACGACTTCCTCTACGACTCGGCCTGCCTGAACTGTCACGCCGCGCTCGAACACGCCCCCGAACAGAGCCCGGCCGCGGCCTTCGGACACCGCACCTATTTCGCGCCGGACAACGCCCTGAGCTGCGCCGACTGCCACCCCCATGTCGGCCACAAGGATCTGCGCGCGCACCTCTCCGGCGACGCCCTTCCCACCACCACGACCGAGGAGTGA
- a CDS encoding type IV pilin protein, translating into MHQTKNPRPHGFTLIELMITVAIIAILAAVALPSYRVYIERSYRAEAKTALLQNAQFLERHYAKRSSYLDGANLPTLPITQVPASGGAYYSIGYDTDRSGAQGFQLEAVPTGTMSGDACGTFTLNHVGQRRVGSDASRDAAACWGH; encoded by the coding sequence ATGCACCAGACCAAGAACCCCCGGCCCCACGGCTTCACCCTGATCGAGCTGATGATCACCGTGGCCATCATCGCCATCCTCGCCGCCGTCGCGCTGCCGAGCTACCGCGTCTACATCGAGCGCTCCTATCGCGCCGAGGCCAAGACCGCACTGCTGCAGAACGCCCAGTTCCTGGAGCGTCACTACGCCAAGCGCAGCAGCTATCTCGACGGCGCCAACCTGCCCACGCTGCCGATCACCCAGGTGCCAGCGAGCGGCGGCGCCTACTACAGCATCGGCTACGACACCGATCGCAGCGGCGCCCAGGGCTTCCAGCTCGAGGCGGTGCCCACCGGCACCATGAGCGGCGACGCCTGCGGCACCTTCACCCTCAACCACGTCGGCCAGCGGCGTGTCGGCAGCGACGCCAGCCGCGACGCCGCCGCCTGCTGGGGACACTAG
- the cbiB gene encoding adenosylcobinamide-phosphate synthase CbiB → MSLILGAVLLDALLGDPVYRLHPVRLLGGWIARCERALFARGLDGYLGGVLHWLLVVGGALVAWWGVRFGLAALYPPLALGWDLFIAYSLLCTRDLLEHGRRVLAPLAAGDLPGARAQLAMLVGRDVEPLGVDGVTRATIESLSENLTDGVLTPLWALCLFGVPGLVVVKAVSSLDSMVGYRNERYRRFGWAGARSDDLVHWLPARLSPLVVALAAVLLREHPGLALRAAWRYHALLPSPNSGWSEAACAGALRVRLIGPVWSGGRLVTDRFLGDPTWPAALSAVDLRRALRLLGWSSVVALAFGLGLAALG, encoded by the coding sequence ATGTCGCTGATCCTCGGCGCCGTACTGCTCGACGCGCTGCTCGGCGACCCGGTCTATCGGCTCCACCCGGTGCGCCTGCTCGGTGGCTGGATCGCGCGCTGCGAGCGGGCGCTGTTCGCGCGCGGGCTCGACGGCTATCTGGGCGGCGTCCTGCACTGGTTGCTGGTGGTCGGCGGCGCGCTCGTCGCCTGGTGGGGCGTACGCTTCGGGCTGGCGGCGCTGTACCCGCCGCTCGCGCTCGGCTGGGACCTGTTCATCGCCTACAGCCTGCTCTGCACCCGTGACCTGCTCGAGCACGGTCGGCGGGTGCTGGCGCCGCTCGCCGCCGGCGATCTGCCCGGCGCGCGCGCGCAGCTGGCGATGCTGGTGGGGCGCGACGTCGAACCGCTCGGCGTCGACGGGGTGACGCGCGCGACCATCGAGAGCCTGTCTGAGAACCTCACCGACGGCGTGCTCACCCCGCTGTGGGCGCTCTGTCTGTTCGGGGTGCCGGGGCTGGTGGTGGTCAAGGCCGTTTCCAGCCTCGACTCCATGGTCGGCTATCGCAACGAGCGCTATCGCCGCTTCGGCTGGGCCGGGGCCCGCTCGGACGATCTGGTGCACTGGCTCCCGGCCCGGCTCTCGCCGCTGGTGGTCGCGCTTGCCGCGGTGCTGCTGCGCGAGCACCCCGGCCTGGCGCTGCGCGCGGCCTGGCGCTATCACGCGCTGCTGCCGAGCCCGAACTCGGGTTGGAGCGAGGCGGCCTGTGCCGGGGCGCTGCGGGTGCGATTGATCGGACCGGTGTGGTCCGGCGGGCGCCTGGTCACCGATCGCTTCCTCGGCGATCCGACATGGCCGGCGGCGCTCAGCGCCGTCGATCTGCGGCGTGCGCTGCGGCTGCTGGGGTGGAGTTCGGTGGTAGCGCTCGCCTTTGGACTGGGGCTCGCGGCGCTGGGCTGA
- a CDS encoding GspH/FimT family pseudopilin, whose amino-acid sequence MSRPSQPLTPARRLSGVTLIELMVTLAIAVILLSLAVPGFQHLLQNSRLTGLTNSLSASLQQARVESLSRGQTVAVCATGDADADQPTCTITTDWADGWLVFVRDDADTTAGKTDIDSDGQADDRLLKVVRPFGAATLTASSGDPIVFTPPLGEAAETRFNIRVTDSEQNCLRVKRTGQVRFHKGSCNG is encoded by the coding sequence ATGAGCCGGCCCAGCCAGCCGCTGACGCCGGCCCGTCGTCTGAGCGGCGTCACCCTGATCGAGCTGATGGTGACCCTGGCCATCGCCGTCATCCTGCTCTCGCTGGCCGTCCCCGGTTTCCAGCACCTGCTGCAGAACTCGCGACTCACCGGCCTCACCAACAGCCTCAGCGCCAGTCTCCAGCAGGCCCGGGTCGAGTCGCTGAGCCGGGGCCAGACCGTCGCCGTCTGCGCGACCGGCGACGCCGATGCCGATCAGCCAACCTGCACCATCACCACCGACTGGGCTGACGGCTGGCTGGTGTTCGTGCGCGACGATGCCGACACCACCGCAGGCAAGACCGACATCGACAGTGACGGGCAGGCCGACGACCGTCTGCTCAAGGTGGTGCGCCCGTTCGGGGCCGCCACCCTCACCGCCAGCAGCGGCGACCCGATCGTCTTCACCCCACCGCTCGGCGAGGCCGCCGAGACCCGCTTCAACATCCGGGTCACCGACAGCGAGCAGAACTGTCTGCGGGTCAAGCGCACCGGCCAGGTACGATTCCACAAGGGGAGCTGTAATGGCTAG
- a CDS encoding pilus assembly PilX family protein produces the protein MSPNPLQHRQRGAVLIIALIFLTVLALIGTTSAVHNTQQERMSTSIRNHDLAFQAAEAALRAADRALMADTISDRDQFEQDHTIAHDADNTPAYRRDRFNWGQTQVVSVSTALDGLAEQPRYVIERLPEARCEQNATESCPYYRVTARGVGADPASVVILQSLYRLE, from the coding sequence ATGAGCCCAAATCCTCTCCAACACCGACAACGCGGCGCGGTACTGATCATCGCCCTGATCTTCCTCACCGTGCTCGCCCTGATCGGCACCACCAGCGCCGTACACAACACCCAGCAGGAGCGGATGAGCACCAGCATCCGCAACCACGACCTCGCCTTCCAGGCCGCCGAGGCGGCGCTGCGCGCAGCCGATCGGGCATTGATGGCCGACACCATCAGTGACCGAGACCAGTTCGAGCAGGACCACACCATCGCCCACGATGCCGACAACACGCCCGCCTACCGGCGCGATCGCTTCAACTGGGGCCAGACCCAGGTGGTCAGCGTGAGCACCGCGCTCGACGGTCTCGCCGAACAACCCCGCTACGTGATCGAGCGCCTGCCCGAGGCCCGCTGCGAGCAAAACGCCACCGAGTCCTGCCCCTACTACCGGGTCACCGCACGCGGGGTCGGTGCCGACCCCGCTTCGGTGGTCATCCTGCAGAGCCTGTATCGACTGGAGTAA